The following coding sequences lie in one Delphinus delphis chromosome 9, mDelDel1.2, whole genome shotgun sequence genomic window:
- the CBLL1 gene encoding E3 ubiquitin-protein ligase Hakai isoform X1, which yields MDHTDNELQGTNSSGSLGGLDVRRRIPIKLISKQGNKAKASPRTPRTINRMPAKAPAGDEEGFDYNEEERYDCKGGELFGNQRRFPGHLFWDFQINILGEKDDTPVHFCDKCGLPIKIYGRMIPCKHVFCYDCAILHEKKGDKMCPGCSDPVQRIEQCTRGSLFMCSIVQGCKRTYLSQRDLQAHINHRHMRAGKPVTRASLENVHPPIAPPPAEIPDRFIMPPDKHHMSHIPPKQHIMMPPPPLQHVPHEHYNQPHEDIRAPPAELSMAPPPPRSVSQETFRISTRKHSNLITVPIQDDSNSGAREPPPPAPAPAHHHPEYQGQPVVSHPHHIMPPQQHYAPPPPPPPPISHPMPHPPQAAGTPHLVYSQAPPPPMTSAPPPITPPPGHIMAQMPPYMNHPPPGPPPPQHGGPPVTAPPPHHYNPNSLPQFTEDQGTLSPPFTQPGGMSPGIWPAPRGPPPPPRMQGPPSQTPLPGPHHPDQTRYRPYYQ from the exons ATGGATCACACTG ACAATGAGTTACAAGGCACTAATAGTTCTGGATCATTGGGTGGTCTTGATGTTCGAAGACGAATTCCTATAAAGCTCATCTCCAAACAAGGGAACAAAGCCAAAGCTTCACCTCGAACTCCAAGGACTATAAACAGGATGCCTGCAAAGGCTCCAGCTGGTGATGAAG AAGGATTTGATTATAATGAAGAAGAACGGTATGACTGTAAAGGGGGCGAACTGTTTGGAAATCAGCGAAGATTTCCTGGACACCTTTTTTGGGACTTTCAG ATAAACATCTTAGGtgaaaaggatgatacaccagtTCATTTCTGTGACAAATGTGGATTGCCTATTAAAATCTATGGGCGAATG ATTCCATGCAAGCATGTTTTTTGCTATGACTGTGCTATTTTACACGAAAAAAAGGGAGATAAGATGTGTCCAGG CTGTAGTGATCCTGTGCAGCGAATTGAGCAGTGTACACGAGGTTCTCTCTTCATGTGTAGCATTGTTCAAGGGTGCAAGAGAACCTACTTGTCCCAGAGAGACTTACAGGCTCATATCAACCACCGCCATATGAGAGCTGGAAAACCTGTTACCCGTGCTTCACTTGAAAATGTTCATCCTCCTATTGCCCCACCACCAGCTGAAATCCCCGATCGTTTTATAATGCCGCCAGACAAGCACCATATGAGCCATATTCCGCCAAAGCAGCACATCATGATGCCACCACCTCCTTTGCAGCATGTGCCCCACGAGCACTATAATCAGCCACATGAGGATATTCGTGCTCCTCCAGCAGAATTGTCCATGGCTCCACCTCCACCTCGCTCGGTCAGTCAGGAAACCTTTCGTATTTCAACAAGAAAACACAGCAATTTAATAACTGTCCCTATTCAGGATGACTCAAATTCAGGTGCTAGAGAACCACCACCTCCTGCCCCAGCACCTGCTCACCATCATCCTGAATATCAGGGTCAACCAGTGGTCTCGCACCCTCATCATATTATGCCTCCACAGCAACATTACgcaccacccccacctcctccaccaccaaTAAGCCATCCAATGCCACATCCTCCCCAGGCCGCAGGTACTCCTCACCTGGTGTATAGCCAAGCTCCACCTCCACCAATGACCTCTGCTCCACCACCAATCACCCCTCCCCCTGGACATATTATGGCCCAGATGCCACCTTATATGAATCATCCTCCTCCAGGACCTCCCCCCCCTCAACATGGTGGTCCACCTGTAACTGCACCCCCTCCTCACCATTATAATCCTAACTCTTTACCCCAGTTCACTGAAGATCAAGGAACTCTGAGCCCTCCATTTACACAGCCAGGGGGAATGAGTCCTGGTATATGGCCTGCACCGAGagggccacctcctcctccacgAATGCAGGGTCCGCCTTCTCAAACCCCACTTCCTGGACCACATCATCCAGATCAGACAAGATATAGACCGTATTACCAATGA
- the CBLL1 gene encoding E3 ubiquitin-protein ligase Hakai isoform X2 has translation MDHTDNELQGTNSSGSLGGLDVRRRIPIKLISKQGNKAKASPRTPRTINRMPAKAPAGDEGFDYNEEERYDCKGGELFGNQRRFPGHLFWDFQINILGEKDDTPVHFCDKCGLPIKIYGRMIPCKHVFCYDCAILHEKKGDKMCPGCSDPVQRIEQCTRGSLFMCSIVQGCKRTYLSQRDLQAHINHRHMRAGKPVTRASLENVHPPIAPPPAEIPDRFIMPPDKHHMSHIPPKQHIMMPPPPLQHVPHEHYNQPHEDIRAPPAELSMAPPPPRSVSQETFRISTRKHSNLITVPIQDDSNSGAREPPPPAPAPAHHHPEYQGQPVVSHPHHIMPPQQHYAPPPPPPPPISHPMPHPPQAAGTPHLVYSQAPPPPMTSAPPPITPPPGHIMAQMPPYMNHPPPGPPPPQHGGPPVTAPPPHHYNPNSLPQFTEDQGTLSPPFTQPGGMSPGIWPAPRGPPPPPRMQGPPSQTPLPGPHHPDQTRYRPYYQ, from the exons ATGGATCACACTG ACAATGAGTTACAAGGCACTAATAGTTCTGGATCATTGGGTGGTCTTGATGTTCGAAGACGAATTCCTATAAAGCTCATCTCCAAACAAGGGAACAAAGCCAAAGCTTCACCTCGAACTCCAAGGACTATAAACAGGATGCCTGCAAAGGCTCCAGCTGGTGATGAAG GATTTGATTATAATGAAGAAGAACGGTATGACTGTAAAGGGGGCGAACTGTTTGGAAATCAGCGAAGATTTCCTGGACACCTTTTTTGGGACTTTCAG ATAAACATCTTAGGtgaaaaggatgatacaccagtTCATTTCTGTGACAAATGTGGATTGCCTATTAAAATCTATGGGCGAATG ATTCCATGCAAGCATGTTTTTTGCTATGACTGTGCTATTTTACACGAAAAAAAGGGAGATAAGATGTGTCCAGG CTGTAGTGATCCTGTGCAGCGAATTGAGCAGTGTACACGAGGTTCTCTCTTCATGTGTAGCATTGTTCAAGGGTGCAAGAGAACCTACTTGTCCCAGAGAGACTTACAGGCTCATATCAACCACCGCCATATGAGAGCTGGAAAACCTGTTACCCGTGCTTCACTTGAAAATGTTCATCCTCCTATTGCCCCACCACCAGCTGAAATCCCCGATCGTTTTATAATGCCGCCAGACAAGCACCATATGAGCCATATTCCGCCAAAGCAGCACATCATGATGCCACCACCTCCTTTGCAGCATGTGCCCCACGAGCACTATAATCAGCCACATGAGGATATTCGTGCTCCTCCAGCAGAATTGTCCATGGCTCCACCTCCACCTCGCTCGGTCAGTCAGGAAACCTTTCGTATTTCAACAAGAAAACACAGCAATTTAATAACTGTCCCTATTCAGGATGACTCAAATTCAGGTGCTAGAGAACCACCACCTCCTGCCCCAGCACCTGCTCACCATCATCCTGAATATCAGGGTCAACCAGTGGTCTCGCACCCTCATCATATTATGCCTCCACAGCAACATTACgcaccacccccacctcctccaccaccaaTAAGCCATCCAATGCCACATCCTCCCCAGGCCGCAGGTACTCCTCACCTGGTGTATAGCCAAGCTCCACCTCCACCAATGACCTCTGCTCCACCACCAATCACCCCTCCCCCTGGACATATTATGGCCCAGATGCCACCTTATATGAATCATCCTCCTCCAGGACCTCCCCCCCCTCAACATGGTGGTCCACCTGTAACTGCACCCCCTCCTCACCATTATAATCCTAACTCTTTACCCCAGTTCACTGAAGATCAAGGAACTCTGAGCCCTCCATTTACACAGCCAGGGGGAATGAGTCCTGGTATATGGCCTGCACCGAGagggccacctcctcctccacgAATGCAGGGTCCGCCTTCTCAAACCCCACTTCCTGGACCACATCATCCAGATCAGACAAGATATAGACCGTATTACCAATGA